Part of the Hemiscyllium ocellatum isolate sHemOce1 chromosome 15, sHemOce1.pat.X.cur, whole genome shotgun sequence genome is shown below.
TGTGACCAAGTATGGTATTAAACTGCCAATTAAACtgcagtcaatgggaattggtTGAAAAACTCATGGGTTGGAGTCATAGCAAGAAGAAAGGAAGGTGGCTGTGGTTGGAGGCCTGCTGTCTCTGCCCTAGTATATCACGTCAAAGTTCTTCAGGTTTTCCCCccctggaacaggtgggatttgaacctgggacttCTAGCCCTCAGTTACAGACACTATCGCTACCACCGGATCCCTGGTTCCTCGGAATGGTGTCTCAGGCCCAGTTATCTTCAGCAGCTTTATccgaaggtcagaagtgggcatgTTTACTGATGACTGCATAATATTCAGCACAATTCAtgattcttcagatactgaagcagtccatgttcaactaCTACAAGATCATCACATTTGGAATCGATAATTgggaagtaacattcacaccaatgaccatcttcaacaagataATCTAACTATCACCCCTTTATGTTCAATGGCATTTCCATCAACATCCTGAGACGTAAACAACGACCAGAAACTGAACCGGATCAGCTGTGCAAATATTGGctgcaggagcaggtcagaggctaggaattctggcAAATAACTCATGTCCTGAACTCCTACCATCATCTGCAAGACACGAGTCAGAAGTGCAATGTAaaactttccacttgcctggatgaatgccaCTCAGGACAAAGTGGCCCACTCGATTggcatcccatccaccaccttcaacaatcacacccttcaccaccaatgcacacGGGCAGCAGTGTATGTCTAGAAGATGCAGTGTTGTAGCTGGTGTTGTAGCTTCTTAGCATCTGCCAAACCCATGATCTCGCCCATccagggcaagggcagcagataagtGGGTGCACCAGCAGCTCCAAGATCCACTCCACTTgggacttgaaaatatattgctgttccttcagtgttgccatGTTGAAATTTTGCAAATCCCATCTTCAGTGCACCGTGGGTGTACCTATAACTCGAGAACTGCAACTGTTCGAGTGGGCAGCTCATTGCCACCTTTTCCAGGGCAATTTGGATTgataatgaatgctggcccaaccCAGCCACACGtgtaagacacaggagcagacatcaggccatttggtccatcatatcTGCTCTGCCaatctcccaccttctccctgtaatctttggatccccttaccaatcaacaACCTATTGATCTCAGCCTtaactatactcaatgacctggtcttctgtggcaatgatttccaAAGATAGACCACCCTGGCTGGAGATGATTCTCATCTCCATTCTATAgggtctttcctttactctaaagctgttCCTTCGGGtgcctgctaatggaaacattttcccaacatccactttgTCCAGGCTTTTCAGTGTTCTATAATTTTCAGTTAGATTCCTTCTAACCTCCATCAACCATAGACcgagtcctcaaatattcctcatacGTTAAgactttcattcctgggatcattcctgTGATCCTCCTCTGGATGCACTCCAGGGCtagtacattagattagattccctacagtgtggaaacaggcccttcggcccaactaatccacaccaaccctccgaagagcaactcacccagacccattccccttaactaatgcacctaactcctAAATTTAGCATaaacaattcacctaacccccacagctttggactttgggaggaaaccagaggaaacccacgcagacactgggagaatgtgcaaactccacacagacaatgggccaaggctggaattgaactctggtccacgggcactgtgaggcagcagtgctaaccactgagccaccctgccacttCCTAAGATTATGGAACCCAAAATTGCtctcaatattctaaatgtggtctgatctGACCTTTGCACAACACCactcgtcactggctgccatcctgaggagGACCCTTGTATCATCACTCTCcatcttctgccagacagccaagtttctatccaTTGCTAGCACCTGgcttctaacaccatgggcccttactttactcagtagcctcctgtgtggcaccttgtcaaaggccttcttgaaggccaggtagataacatccattggctctccttgatctAACCTACTCATTAACtgcttaaagaattctaacagatttgtcaggcataacctccctttcatgaaaccatgctgactttgtcctattttatcatgcacttccaagtgTAGAAATCTCAGCCTTCTCAAtgaactccaaaatcttaccaatgactaaAGTTTTGCCTCTTTTGCTCTTTACATATccaaagaaactcttgcaatctttttAAATTACCaactagcttaccctcatataatcttctccctccttaccactttgtaaactttccaatcccctggtttcccactgccctttgccacattatgtgctttctcttttgcttttatactgtTCCCGACTTTCCTTgttgtctcatcctccctgtactgTGCTGCTTTTTGTTTGAGATGAATCTCTGTCTCtcaaattactcccagaaactcctgccattgctattAGGTTGTCTTTCCTGCTCTgctcggctcctctcccagtcagttCTCCCCAGCTCCTTCCTCTTGCTTCTGTAGATGTCTTTATTCAATCAGGTAATACCATTTCCTCTGATTCCACCTTCTCGCTcgcaaattgcagagtaaattcaacgatattatgatcactgcctccgaagggttccttcaccttaaactcccttaccaagtctgcctcattgcacaacactaaatccagaattgcctgttccctagtgggttccaccacaaactgctccaaaaagccatctcatagacattccacaaattccttttcttgcgatccACTTTAAAAGTGTTTCATGTTTACCATTCCTGAGGTTAGTTTTCAATTAGAGGATTTTATTGATCAAATTTGTGCcattgagagatttttaatcccTGGGTCACCAGAATTTtaacctctggattactaatAGTTACATTCCCATCAACATCTCCATATTTGTGGGAATGAGTTGGAGGGATATAAGAGACCTGGTTACTATCTACTGTAGGTTAACAAAGATCATTTGATATCAGTCCAAAATTCTAGATATTATGCTTGATATTAGGTCTTAAGAACAGTAGTCAAAATAAAGATGGCTGAATAAATTAGAATCAAACTAATAACTGAAATTGCAACAAAAAAGGAGAATCTCCTAAACAGTTACTTATTTGCCCTAGTTGAGGAACTGTTAGATATCAGAAAAGGCCAACCAAAGAAGGTATTGTGGACAACGATTTGCAAAAAACCCGTGTCAGTTCCAGACCCAATTTTTTTAAATCCAGAATTAGTGTCTGTGGCTGAATGAGGTTAAGGGGtggccttagaggtttataaaatcatgacaggcatacaTAAGgcaaatagcaagggtcttttccctaggatgggggagttcaaaactagggggcatatttttaaggtgagaagagaaagttttaaaaaggaccgtggttagtgtgtggagtgaactgccaggggaagtgttggatgcaggtacagttacaacatttaaaatacatttggataagtacgcaAATAGGAAAGTTTagtgggatgtgggccaagtacaggcaagtggaacttgtttagtttaggaacatggtcattgtggacttgttggtctgaagggtgtgtttcgtgctatatgattctataaCATAGGGCACTGGGGGAAGAAGCGTGGGTTAGTAATCAGTCATGATGTTCTCTAAtcactgcctttctctctctaGATGCCAGTCACTGTGGGACCGTATGGGCAGTCACAGCCCAGCTGCTTTGACAGGGTTAAAATGGGCTTCATGATGGGCTGTGCAGTTGGCATGGCAGCTGGTGCACTTTTTGGCAGTTTCTCATGCCTCAGGTTAGTATAAACGCTTCACTGTTCCACTTTTGCTAAAAGGAAACACAAATATAATCGGATGTGTTTCCCAAATGTCAAAGATGAGTTAATGTAGATGCTCCCATGATATGTCAGTGTGCACCTGCACAGACACTATGACCAGCTCAGATATATCTATGAGAATCTGGACAATATTACTCGAACTTAGGAATTTGAGAACTGTAAAGGCACCATCCTGGTTATTTGCTGCTAAGAGATATCACAGTTGGAATGAAATACTAATCAAGCGATGCTTTCTAAACCACTGATTGTTAATACATTCATGATAAACATTCCATCGTGAGAGTTCAAAAAGTATTCAACAAAGCCTTCAGTAGGGATCAGTAATTGTGTTTGTATAAGTGGTCACAGATTTTCAGTATTATTTAGCCTCTGATTGTATCCAGGA
Proteins encoded:
- the romo1 gene encoding reactive oxygen species modulator 1, with the protein product MPVTVGPYGQSQPSCFDRVKMGFMMGCAVGMAAGALFGSFSCLRLGLRGRELLGGVGKTMMQSGGTFGTFMAIGMGIRC